The following proteins come from a genomic window of Chitinophagaceae bacterium:
- a CDS encoding glucose-1-phosphate thymidylyltransferase — protein MKQLLLFDGTERKKLLPFTFARSVSSIRTGIYTIKEKWEKISNVEVFTKTEDYLQNKYPLNLKGETLYINGSILPDKSLWDSIQQLDLYEGIMINNEKLIFLTDNHDSNIESIKNWKNYTSPVLKIENLWDIFVLNGKAIEQDISLFHQNFSENNLPGVQLSGKHPLIVEEGGIVRAFSINTEAGPVFIGKNAEIMEGALIRGPFALLEKAVVKMGAKIYGATTVGPHSKVGGELNNVIIQAYSNKAHDGFLGNSVIGEWCNLGADTNCSNLKNNYGNVSIWSYEEKKMIDTKMQFCGLFMGDHSKCGINTMFNTGTVVGFSANIFGGGFPEKFLPSYSWGGIGGFSEYNPEKAFETMKIVMSRRNISFTESDKDIFLNIFEQTKINRS, from the coding sequence ATGAAACAGCTTTTATTATTTGATGGAACTGAGAGAAAAAAGCTACTGCCCTTTACTTTTGCGCGTTCAGTATCAAGCATCAGAACCGGTATATATACCATAAAGGAAAAGTGGGAAAAAATCAGTAATGTGGAGGTTTTTACAAAAACAGAAGATTATCTGCAAAACAAATATCCATTAAATCTAAAAGGTGAGACTCTTTATATAAACGGCAGTATTTTACCCGATAAATCTCTCTGGGATTCAATTCAGCAACTGGATTTGTATGAGGGCATAATGATTAATAATGAAAAATTAATCTTCCTTACAGACAATCATGATTCAAATATTGAAAGCATTAAAAATTGGAAAAACTATACTTCTCCGGTTTTAAAAATTGAAAATTTATGGGATATTTTCGTGCTTAATGGAAAAGCCATTGAACAAGATATATCTTTATTTCATCAGAATTTCAGTGAAAATAATTTGCCCGGCGTTCAGCTAAGCGGAAAACATCCATTAATAGTAGAAGAGGGTGGAATTGTAAGAGCATTTTCCATTAATACAGAGGCGGGGCCGGTTTTTATAGGGAAAAATGCAGAAATAATGGAAGGTGCGCTTATTCGCGGTCCATTTGCCTTGCTAGAAAAGGCTGTTGTGAAAATGGGTGCAAAAATTTATGGAGCAACTACTGTGGGCCCGCATTCTAAAGTAGGGGGAGAGTTAAACAATGTGATAATACAGGCTTATTCAAATAAAGCACACGACGGGTTTTTAGGAAATTCCGTCATTGGAGAATGGTGTAATTTGGGTGCAGATACAAATTGTTCAAATTTGAAAAATAATTACGGAAACGTGAGTATATGGTCATATGAGGAGAAAAAAATGATTGATACAAAAATGCAGTTTTGCGGATTATTTATGGGAGACCATTCCAAATGCGGCATAAATACTATGTTCAATACCGGTACTGTTGTAGGTTTTTCGGCAAATATTTTTGGCGGAGGATTCCCGGAGAAGTTTTTACCCTCATATTCTTGGGGTGGAATAGGAGGATTTTCAGAGTATAATCCTGAAAAAGCCTTTGAAACCATGAAAATAGTTATGAGTAGAAGAAATATAAGCTTCACAGAATCAGATAAAGACATTTTTTTAAATATATTTGAGCAAACAAAAATAAATAGGAGCTAA
- a CDS encoding type B 50S ribosomal protein L31 — MRKEIHPENYRLVVFKDISCGEAFLSRSTAPSRETVTWEDGNEYPLIKLDISNKSHPFYTGKMKFVDTAGRIEKFQKKYSKK, encoded by the coding sequence ATGAGAAAAGAAATACATCCGGAAAATTACAGATTAGTTGTCTTCAAAGATATTTCTTGTGGAGAAGCTTTTTTATCACGTTCAACTGCTCCTTCGAGAGAAACAGTTACCTGGGAAGATGGAAATGAGTATCCATTGATTAAATTAGATATTTCTAATAAGTCGCACCCTTTTTATACCGGTAAGATGAAGTTTGTTGATACTGCCGGAAGAATTGAAAAATTCCAAAAGAAATATTCCAAGAAGTAA
- a CDS encoding triose-phosphate isomerase: protein MRKKILAANWKMNLLKKQAVNFIEDFLKDENSNLIKGEIVIFPAFPYIDSLSKQCAGSGLKIGAQNIASFKSGAYTGEVSAEMLKDSGAEYVLIGHSERRSLFHEKSEDLIQKIQQAITNNLKVIFCFGEQKDEREKSVHFDIVAEQLKSVLSNFEGEEVADFVLAYEPVWAIGTGLTASPAQAGEMHTFIRKWLMQTYGNAVSENVSILYGGSCKPDNAESLFSQKDVDGGLIGGASLKAESFIALKNILFQKKEA, encoded by the coding sequence ATGCGAAAAAAGATACTTGCGGCAAACTGGAAAATGAATTTGTTGAAAAAACAGGCAGTGAATTTCATAGAAGATTTTCTGAAAGATGAAAACAGCAATTTGATAAAAGGGGAAATAGTAATTTTTCCGGCTTTTCCATATATAGACTCATTGAGCAAACAATGCGCCGGTTCCGGGCTGAAAATCGGAGCTCAGAATATTGCTTCTTTTAAATCCGGTGCTTATACGGGAGAAGTTTCAGCAGAAATGTTAAAAGATTCAGGTGCTGAATATGTCTTAATCGGTCATTCAGAACGAAGATCTCTTTTTCATGAAAAAAGTGAAGATCTTATACAGAAGATTCAACAGGCAATTACAAACAATTTAAAAGTAATTTTTTGTTTTGGAGAACAAAAGGATGAAAGAGAAAAATCCGTACATTTCGATATAGTAGCCGAACAACTGAAATCAGTTTTGTCGAATTTTGAAGGTGAAGAAGTAGCTGATTTTGTATTGGCCTATGAGCCGGTTTGGGCTATAGGTACAGGATTGACAGCTTCTCCCGCGCAAGCCGGTGAAATGCATACTTTCATAAGAAAATGGCTGATGCAAACATATGGCAATGCAGTATCTGAAAATGTTTCTATACTTTATGGAGGAAGTTGCAAACCGGATAATGCTGAATCTTTATTTAGTCAAAAAGATGTAGACGGTGGTTTGATTGGCGGGGCTTCTTTAAAGGCAGAAAGCTTTATTGCTTTAAAAAATATTCTATTTCAAAAGAAGGAAGCATAA